The genomic DNA ATGACCGCGATCATCATCGCCGCCATCGCGAGGATGATCAGCGTCGTGTGAGCCACCCGCGCCACGTCGAACATGTTGGTCAGCCAGGCGTAACAGACCCACGCCCACCAGAGGGCCAGCAGAGCTAGCACCCCCCGGCCGAATCCCTGCCAGGACACGTCACTGAGCATCAGGTGGGTGACCTGCGACATCGCGTAGACGAACGTGAGATCGAAGAACAACTCCAGGTTGCCCATCGACCGCCCGTCCGCCCCCGGCGACTCCCGCAACTCGTCGGTGTGGGGCTCGCGGCCGGTTGATCCCCCTGCGGCATTGCCGCCGTGGGCCGTCATCGTCGACCGGTGGTCATGATCATCGACTGTCCTGTTCACCGGCGATGTCGTTCTCCGACAACACCTTCTGGGATCCACCCGCGGACGCCGACCGCCCCGACGATCTGGCCGCTCTTCTCGGTCTGGGCTGCCTCACGGGTGCAGGATGACCTTCGTCCATCCGTCGTCGCGGGCATCGAAATGTTCATAGCCCGACGGAGCCTCGTCCAGCGAGAGTTGGTGGGAGACGATCCACGACGGCTTGGCCCTGCCCTCGTGGATCAGGTCGCGAAGCTGGCGGTTGTAGTGCTTGACGTTGGCCTGCCCGGTACCGATCTTCTGACCCTTGAACCAGAACTTGCCCATGTCGAAGGCGATCTTGCCCTCCTGCTCCAGTTCGTCGGGCGCGTTCGGATCCTGCGGCAGGAAGATGCCGACCACTCCGATGTGCCCGGTGAATCGCACCGAGTCGACCAGTCGGTTCATGGTCATGGCCGAGTCTTCATGTCCCTGTGGGTCATGTGCTTGATAACCGACGCATTCACAACCCTTGTCGGCACCCCGTCCCTGAGTCTGTTCGAGCACCTGCTCAACGGGATCGCCCTTGGAATCGTCGATGGGGATGACGCCGATCTCTTCGGCAAGACGCAGACGGTCGGGGTGACGATCGACGATCATCACCTTGCTGGCGCCTTGGATCATCGCCGAGTATGCGGCCATCAATCCGACCGGGCCGGCCCCGTACACGACCATGGAATCGCCTGGCTGCATGTCGGCCAGGCGAGTGCAGTGCCATCCGGTAGGAAAGATGTCGGCGAGCATCACGTAGTCGGCTTCCTTCTCCTGCGCGTCCTCGGGGAGTCGAAGGAGATTGAAATCACCGAACGGCACCCGCAGATACTCGGCCTGCCCACCCCAGAACGGTCCCATCCCGGCGAACCCGTAGGCGGCGCCCGCCATTTTCGGATCCGGATGCGCTGTCAGACAGAAGGCCGTCAGGCCCTCCTCGCAGTTACGGCAGAAGCCACAACCTATGTTGAAGGGGACACACACTCGATCCCCAGCCGATACCTTGACGACCGCATTGCCCACCTCGGCAACGATGCCCAGATTCTCGTGCCCGAGCACCATGCCCGGCTCCAGGTTGGTGCGGCCTTCGTACATGTGCAGGTCCGACCCACAGATGTTGGTGGCGGTGATCTTCACCAGCACGTCCGTCGGATGCTCGATCTTGGCGTCCGCAACGTCTTTGACGACGACGTCGCGCGGTCCGTCATACACGAGTGCTTTCATTCTCGAATCTCCTCAGCCATCTGGTGCCGTTCTGGATCGTGCTGGTCCCCCTTAGTGTGCGATTACGAGGGGATGCCAAGGAGTGGGCCGGCAAGCCCAACATTCGGGGCCACGTTCGCCCTGTCAGTACGAGCCGCGGGCACCATCCTCGGCCTGGCGGCCACTCGTAGACATGCGAACCGGCTGCTCACGCTGGGTCGCAGGGCCGTCAGGTGCCCGAGTGCGGCGTGGCGCGCCTGCGCTACGACCGACACCTTCTCGGCGATGAACTGGCACACCGGGATGAAATCTCGAATGAAACATCAATCCAGCGTGGCCAGGACATCGGCGGGTCAAGCACCGAGTCTTGGGTCGGCAGGCGACTGACGCGCCTGCGACTACGTCCCGAGACAAGGAGTCCGCCATGGCGAATACATTGCAGGGCAGGAGGATCGCGATCCTAGCTGCGGATGGCGTGGAACGCGTTGAGTTGGAGACCCCGCGCGGCGCGGTGCAGGACGCCGGCGGGGAGACCGAACTGCTGTCGTTGAAAGCGGGTGAGATCCAGGCGCGCAACAACGACCTCGAATCCGCGGGTACGTTCGTCGTCGATCGAGTGATCGCCGACGCATCGGTGGACGACTACGACGCCTTGCTGCTGCCCGGCGGGACCGTCAATCCCGACAAGCTTCGCATCGATGAAACCGCCGTCTCATTCGTGCGCGCCTTCGTGAACTCGGGAAAGCCAGTGGCCACGATCTGCCACGGCCCGTGGACGCTGGTCGAGGCCGGCGTGGCCAACGGGCGCACACTGACGTCCTATCCAAGCGTGCGCACTGATCTACGCAACGCGGGTGCCACCGTCGTAGACGAGGAAGTCGTCGTCGACGGGAATCTGATTTCCAGTCGGTCACCCGACGACCTACCTGCGTTCTGCAACGCGATCGTCGATGCATTCGCCCGACCGCGAGCGGGCGCAACGGGGCGATGACGTTGCCGTCCGTCCCGCTGGCCGTGGTCCCGGGAGGTCTACTCGGAGGACGACTCTTGGGCCTGCCGGGACGACGCTGCGAATTCATTCAGTGGGCAAAGTGGTTCACCAGAAGTGCGGGTTTCCCGTCGTCCACCACCTACCAGGAAGATCGACATGGCTACCAAGGCATTGCTGGTACGGCTCGAGGCCAAGCCGGGCAAAGAGGGCGCTGTAGAGGAGTTCCTTCTCTCGGCGCTCCCACTCGTCGAGCAGGAGCCCGGCACGAAACCGTGGTTGGCAGTTCGGTTCGGTCCTTCCACGTTCGGCATCATCGACGCGTTTCCGGATGAGTCGGCACGCGAGACGCATCTTGGCGGGCCCGTCGGAAAAGCCCTCGCGGACAAAGCCGACGAACTCTTTGCCTCGCCACCAGACATCACCAAACTGGACGTTCTCGCCAACAAGCTCTAACCGCGTCCGCCGTTCGCTTCCGAGCCGGCGTCCGGCGCTGCGGCGGGCGCTGGTGCTCGAAACGGCCTCGCGCCGTTGGCGTTCAACGTTCGTGAGTCGGGTTCAGATGACTGCAGCGAACCTCCAGTCGCGGCAATGTTTGTGACGTCCGTGCCCGGGTATCGCCGCCGCAGTCCAGCAGAAGAGACGAACCCATGGCGATCCATGCGCCTGCGCGCCTGATATCCGAGGTTGCGCTCGCCGTGGTCGACCCGTGGGACCGGCCGCCCACGCCCCCCGGTAGAACCCGCGAGTCGGATTCCAGGCGAAGTCAGGCGCGCAACCGGTGCTGACCGCATTGCTGTGGGGGCTGGTCGCCTCGTCCTCGTTGATCATCGGCGCTCTCGCCGGTGTGGCCCGCACCTGGAACCAACGCCTCATCGGCCTGGTGCTCGGCTTCGGCGCCGGTGCCCTCATCGCGAGTATCTCGTTCGAACTGGCAGAGGAGGGGTTTCGCGTCGGTGGCGCGCTGCCAGTCGGGCTCGGTCTGGCGGCCGGTGCAGTGGCGTTCTTCGTCGCCGATCAGTTGGTCGACCGCCTCGGCGGTAGCGGTGATGCCAGCCGTGCGGCGGGGGTACCCCTTCTGCTCGGCGCGCTGCTCGACGGCATTCCCGAGCAGGCGGTGCTCGGTATCGGCATCGCCAGTGGCGGCTCCATCAGCCCGACTCTGCTCGTCGCCATCTTCGTGTCGAACCTCCCCGAGTCGATCGGGTCTGCCAGCGACCTGCGCAGCGCTGGTCGTCGCGGTAGGCGCATCGTGCTCGGCTGGGCGGCCGTTGCGGCACTATGCGCGGTCGCCACCGTGGGCGGCTACCAGCTTCAGGAGATCGCCGGGGCGGCGCTGCAGGGCGGAATCGACGGCTTCGCGGCGGGCGCGCTGCTGGTCATGCTCGTCGGATCGATGATCCCGGAAGCGACTGAGAAGGCACGCGGACAGTCCGGCTTGGCCGCAGTGCTCGGCTTCGCGCTGGCGGCCGGGTTGTCGCTGGCCCAATAGCCTCGTGCCGCGTCGGCGGCAGGTGTTCGCCATGCGTCGAGAGGTTCATATGGGACGCGTAGTTGTGCTCCACCGGGCCGAGGTGCGAGGGGCATTGACCCCTGAAGAATTGGTGATTCAGTGGAGCTTCACCTATGCGCTCGACCAACGCGTCTGAGAGGCGGCCGACGAATGAACGAAGCTCGATCCGTGCCACTACGCTCCGGCGAGGACACCGCGGCCTTGGGCCAGGGAACCTGGTACTTTGCCGAGAGCCCTGGGCGGCGGGCCGACGAGATCGCCTCGATCCGGCTCGGTGTCGATCTGGGAATGACGCTGATCGACACCGCCGAGATGTACGGCGACGGAGCGGCGGAAGTCCTCGTCGGCGAGGCGGTCGCCGGTCGGCGCGGCGAAGTATTCCTCGTCGACAAGGTGCTCCCCCACCACGCCACCCGGGCGGGTACCGTCCGCGCGTGCAAGGCAAGCCTCGGCAGGCTCGGCACCGACTACATCGATCTCTACCTCCTGCATTGGCGCGGCACCATCCCACTGGAGGAGACGATTGCAGGTTTCGCCGAGCTGAAACGCGAGGGGATGATTCGGCACTGGGGAGTGAGCAATTTCGACGTCGACGACATGGTCGAACTCGTAGGCCTCCCAGGCGGCGATGAGGTTCAGACGAATCAGATCCTCTACAACCTGACCCGCCGAGGCCCCGAGTACGCGCTCCTGCCGTGGCTGGCCCAACACGGCATCCCGGCCATGGCCTACTCACCGATTGAGCAGGGGCGACTGCTCGAGCACCCGGCGCTCAAGCCGATTGCGCAGCGGCACAACGCGACCCCGGCGCAGATCGCACTCGCCTGGGTGCTTCACCACGACGGCATCAACGCCATCCCACGCGCGGGAACACCTTCTCACGTTCGACAGAACGCCGCCGCCCGCGACATCGAGCTGAGCCGCACCGACTTCCACGACCTCGACCAGGCGTTCCCGCCGCCTACTCGGCCGGTTCCACTCGAGGTTCTCTGAACGGTGGCCCGGGGGCCGAGAACTTGTTCCCGCCGGCAATGCATCCTTTCGTGCTATCAGGACCAATTCTGATGGATACTTCTGACCCATTGGGAGCGCGTGGTCAACGAAATCGACTGTCACACTGATTGTTCTGACGCAATCAGCGGGCGCTACGTATGACCATGAACTACCACTTGCCGTGGGCTATGCGGAAACCGGCCCTGACGGCCCGACGGAGGAGTTCTGGTGGGAAATGACATCGTCACCTGCCCGCATTGCGGTAAGCGCAACCGCGTACCCGAGGCCGCCTCGGGCAAGCCGCGGTGCGCCAACTGTCACCAGTGGTTGCCGTGGGTTGTCGCAGCGGGCGACTCGAACTTCTCGAACGTCGCCGAGAACGCCTCGGTGCCAGTGCTCGTCGACCTGTGGGCGACCTGGTGCGGGCCGTGCCGGATGGTGAGCCCGGCACTGGAGCTGCTCGCAGGAGAGCGGGCCGGTCAATTCAAACTGGTCAAGGTCGACGTGGACGGTGCACCGCTGATCTCACAGCGGTTCACGGTACAGGCGGTGCCGACCCTGCTGCTCCTCGACCACGGGCAGGTACTTGCACGACGTTCGGGCGCTGCTCCAATTGCTGCGCTTCGCAAATGGCTGGATGAGACTTTGTCGTTGGACGGCTCGAGGGAGGCACGATCATGACGTCTGTGTACATGGATCCACACGTGGTGGAGATACGCCCGGTGCGCCCGCGCTCGAGCGGCTGTGAGGAATGCGTGCGGATGGGCACGCCGTGGCTGCACCTACGGCTGTGCCTCACGTGTGGACACGTCGGCTGTTGCGATTCGTCGCCCATGCGGCATGCCCGGGCACATGCCCAAGCAATCGGTCACCCGATCGTGCAGTCCTTCGAACCCGGTGAGAACTGGCGCTGGTGCTACGTCCACGAAGACTATGTCTGAGGTCACGGTCGACCAGCGTGAGTCGTCTGCGCTGGCCGAGACCCCCGACGTGTACGGCGCGTACCCGCGACTGTCCGACGATCAGATCGCCACCCTCGAGACGGGCGGAGCGCGGCGCACCGTGGGCACGGGTGAGACGCTCGTGCGCGAAGGCGAGCGCGCCGACTACTTCTTCGCCATCCTTGCCGGCAAGGTGGCCGTCAGCACCACCGACGACGCGGGTAACCGGCGTGTGAGGCGGGTCCACGGCGCGAGGCGGTTCCTCGGCGAATTGGGCGACCTCGAGGGCCAGGCAGCGTTCTACACCGCCGAGGTCGTGGAGCCAGGTGAAGTGCTGTTGGTCCCGACCGAACGGGTGCGAGACCTGGTCGCCCACGATCAGGCGCTCAGCGATCTCATCCTGCGCGCATACCTGTGGCGGCGCTCGCTGCTCATT from Mycolicibacterium arabiense includes the following:
- a CDS encoding glutathione-independent formaldehyde dehydrogenase, whose protein sequence is MKALVYDGPRDVVVKDVADAKIEHPTDVLVKITATNICGSDLHMYEGRTNLEPGMVLGHENLGIVAEVGNAVVKVSAGDRVCVPFNIGCGFCRNCEEGLTAFCLTAHPDPKMAGAAYGFAGMGPFWGGQAEYLRVPFGDFNLLRLPEDAQEKEADYVMLADIFPTGWHCTRLADMQPGDSMVVYGAGPVGLMAAYSAMIQGASKVMIVDRHPDRLRLAEEIGVIPIDDSKGDPVEQVLEQTQGRGADKGCECVGYQAHDPQGHEDSAMTMNRLVDSVRFTGHIGVVGIFLPQDPNAPDELEQEGKIAFDMGKFWFKGQKIGTGQANVKHYNRQLRDLIHEGRAKPSWIVSHQLSLDEAPSGYEHFDARDDGWTKVILHP
- a CDS encoding type 1 glutamine amidotransferase domain-containing protein gives rise to the protein MANTLQGRRIAILAADGVERVELETPRGAVQDAGGETELLSLKAGEIQARNNDLESAGTFVVDRVIADASVDDYDALLLPGGTVNPDKLRIDETAVSFVRAFVNSGKPVATICHGPWTLVEAGVANGRTLTSYPSVRTDLRNAGATVVDEEVVVDGNLISSRSPDDLPAFCNAIVDAFARPRAGATGR
- a CDS encoding putative quinol monooxygenase, which gives rise to MATKALLVRLEAKPGKEGAVEEFLLSALPLVEQEPGTKPWLAVRFGPSTFGIIDAFPDESARETHLGGPVGKALADKADELFASPPDITKLDVLANKL
- a CDS encoding ZIP family metal transporter; protein product: MLTALLWGLVASSSLIIGALAGVARTWNQRLIGLVLGFGAGALIASISFELAEEGFRVGGALPVGLGLAAGAVAFFVADQLVDRLGGSGDASRAAGVPLLLGALLDGIPEQAVLGIGIASGGSISPTLLVAIFVSNLPESIGSASDLRSAGRRGRRIVLGWAAVAALCAVATVGGYQLQEIAGAALQGGIDGFAAGALLVMLVGSMIPEATEKARGQSGLAAVLGFALAAGLSLAQ
- a CDS encoding aldo/keto reductase — its product is MPLRSGEDTAALGQGTWYFAESPGRRADEIASIRLGVDLGMTLIDTAEMYGDGAAEVLVGEAVAGRRGEVFLVDKVLPHHATRAGTVRACKASLGRLGTDYIDLYLLHWRGTIPLEETIAGFAELKREGMIRHWGVSNFDVDDMVELVGLPGGDEVQTNQILYNLTRRGPEYALLPWLAQHGIPAMAYSPIEQGRLLEHPALKPIAQRHNATPAQIALAWVLHHDGINAIPRAGTPSHVRQNAAARDIELSRTDFHDLDQAFPPPTRPVPLEVL
- the trxA gene encoding thioredoxin, which encodes MGNDIVTCPHCGKRNRVPEAASGKPRCANCHQWLPWVVAAGDSNFSNVAENASVPVLVDLWATWCGPCRMVSPALELLAGERAGQFKLVKVDVDGAPLISQRFTVQAVPTLLLLDHGQVLARRSGAAPIAALRKWLDETLSLDGSREARS
- a CDS encoding UBP-type zinc finger domain-containing protein; protein product: MTSVYMDPHVVEIRPVRPRSSGCEECVRMGTPWLHLRLCLTCGHVGCCDSSPMRHARAHAQAIGHPIVQSFEPGENWRWCYVHEDYV